From a single Mycolicibacterium mengxianglii genomic region:
- the panC gene encoding pantoate--beta-alanine ligase, which translates to MTAKSPRPPAFKAGQLNTYISPAAVSDVSNALRHTGRRVMLVPTMGALHDGHLALVRAAKRVPGAVVVVSIFVNPLQFGVGEDLDAYPRTLDADLELLRGEGVEIAFTPTAALMYPDGPRTSVHPGPLGNELEGAVRPTHFAGMLTVVLKLLHIVRPDRAFFGEKDYQQLVLIRQMVADLNVDTRIVGVPIVREADGLAMSSRNQYLDAEQRDQAGALSAALLAGMYAAPGGAAAAVDAARAVLDEVPAIELDYLEVRGPALESDTTVGAGRLLIAARLGNTRLLDNIAIELGNDSGQRGEYAGADQHQELPWRN; encoded by the coding sequence GTGACAGCCAAATCCCCCAGGCCGCCGGCTTTCAAAGCCGGTCAGCTCAACACCTACATCTCGCCGGCCGCGGTGTCCGACGTCAGCAACGCGCTGCGGCACACCGGTCGACGGGTGATGCTGGTGCCGACCATGGGCGCCCTGCACGACGGGCATCTGGCCCTCGTCCGGGCTGCCAAGCGGGTGCCCGGTGCGGTGGTGGTGGTCTCGATCTTCGTCAACCCGCTGCAGTTCGGCGTCGGTGAGGATCTCGATGCCTACCCGCGCACCCTGGATGCCGACTTGGAGCTCCTGCGCGGCGAAGGCGTCGAAATCGCGTTCACCCCGACGGCCGCGTTGATGTACCCGGACGGCCCGCGCACGTCGGTACATCCCGGCCCGCTCGGCAACGAGCTCGAAGGTGCAGTCCGGCCAACACATTTCGCGGGCATGTTGACCGTCGTGCTCAAGCTGCTGCACATCGTGCGGCCCGATCGGGCATTCTTCGGGGAGAAGGACTACCAGCAGTTGGTGCTGATCCGGCAGATGGTCGCCGACCTCAATGTCGATACCCGCATCGTGGGCGTCCCGATCGTGCGGGAGGCCGACGGGCTGGCGATGTCCTCACGCAACCAGTACCTCGATGCCGAGCAGCGCGATCAAGCCGGCGCGCTGTCCGCGGCGCTGCTGGCCGGGATGTACGCCGCCCCGGGCGGCGCCGCGGCCGCGGTCGACGCCGCGCGGGCCGTGCTCGATGAGGTGCCCGCGATCGAACTCGATTATCTCGAGGTGCGCGGTCCCGCACTGGAATCGGACACCACCGTCGGTGCGGGCCGGTTGCTGATCGCGGCGCGGCTCGGCAACACCCGTCTGCTCGACAACATCGCAATCGAACTGGGCAACGACAGCGGCCAGCGGGGCGAGTACGCCGGGGCGGACCAGCACCAAGAACTGCCCTGGAGAAACTGA
- a CDS encoding Rossmann-like and DUF2520 domain-containing protein gives MGTPHGLRPARLKVGIISAGRVGTALGVALEDAEHVVVACSAISTASRQRAERRLPDTPVLPVDEVAGSAELLILAVPDAELATLVAGLAATSAVTPGAIVVHTSGANGIGVLAPLTEQGSVPLAIHPAMTFTGADEDIARLPGTCFGITAADEIGYAIAQSLVLEIGGEPFRVREDARTLYHAALAHASNHLVTVIADALEALRAAIAGQELLGQELVGDYPGGLAERVIAPLARAALENTLHRGQAALTGPVARGDAAAVAAHLAALTEVDPDLAEAYRAASLRTAQRAHAPKEVFEVLNR, from the coding sequence ATGGGGACCCCCCACGGGTTGCGCCCGGCCCGGCTCAAAGTCGGCATCATCTCGGCGGGCCGCGTCGGCACCGCTCTCGGTGTCGCACTGGAAGATGCCGAGCACGTTGTCGTCGCGTGCAGCGCCATCTCCACCGCGTCACGGCAGCGCGCTGAGCGCAGGCTGCCCGATACCCCGGTGTTGCCGGTCGACGAGGTGGCAGGCTCGGCCGAACTCCTGATCCTGGCGGTACCCGACGCCGAGCTGGCCACACTGGTCGCCGGTCTGGCCGCCACGTCGGCGGTGACACCCGGCGCCATCGTCGTCCACACCTCGGGCGCCAACGGCATCGGCGTGCTGGCACCGCTGACCGAGCAGGGCTCGGTGCCGCTGGCCATCCACCCGGCGATGACGTTCACTGGGGCCGACGAGGACATTGCCCGGCTGCCGGGCACCTGCTTCGGCATCACCGCCGCCGACGAAATCGGCTACGCCATTGCGCAGTCACTGGTGCTGGAAATCGGTGGCGAGCCGTTCCGGGTCCGCGAAGACGCCCGCACCCTCTACCACGCCGCTCTGGCGCACGCGAGCAACCATCTCGTCACCGTGATCGCCGATGCTCTGGAAGCACTGCGAGCCGCGATCGCCGGACAGGAACTGCTCGGCCAGGAACTGGTCGGCGATTACCCGGGTGGCCTTGCCGAGCGCGTCATCGCCCCCCTGGCCCGGGCCGCCCTGGAGAACACCCTGCACCGCGGTCAGGCGGCCCTGACCGGGCCCGTCGCCCGCGGTGACGCCGCGGCCGTAGCCGCACACCTGGCCGCCCTCACCGAAGTCGACCCCGACCTCGCTGAGGCCTATCGCGCAGCGTCGCTGCGCACCGCGCAGCGCGCTCACGCGCCCAAGGAGGTATTCGAGGTGCTCAACCGGTGA
- a CDS encoding DUF6779 domain-containing protein produces the protein MTVLSRGARARRGGRRPGWVLLTVLLVLAIGASSALVFTNRVELLKLAVILALWAAVVGAFVSVIYRRQSDADQAKVRDLKLVYDLQLDREISARREYELSVETHLRRELASELRAQSADEVAALRAELAALRTNLEILFDTDLAHRPAIETDRTYQPRPDRVSSSRVTPVRDERRRFDERGESAPEDPIIDVPEEPLIQPPRRSVSDAAAAEAAYRGSHRRPSEETTVMPTVRPGPPPPAARPAAPTPSRPSAPSAPTASAPTPSAPTPSAPTPVPPAPRLPEPPAPTPEPPVLTPEPPAPTPEPQPEPEPVRRGRHSGTAADAAADAPVPPEEPRGRHWVGAPDTVPVSEPEAAEPEAAEPEAAEPAPAPAPEPEPPAKHRGADDEDAGPPTGGQSVAELLARLQASTSATGGGRRRRRDDD, from the coding sequence ATGACCGTTCTGTCCCGCGGCGCCCGGGCCCGGCGCGGCGGCCGCAGGCCGGGCTGGGTGCTGTTGACGGTGTTGCTGGTCCTGGCCATCGGTGCGAGCTCCGCGTTGGTTTTCACCAACCGTGTCGAGCTGTTGAAGTTGGCTGTCATCCTGGCGCTCTGGGCCGCCGTGGTGGGCGCTTTCGTTTCGGTCATCTACCGCAGGCAGAGCGACGCCGACCAAGCCAAGGTGCGCGATCTGAAACTCGTGTACGACCTGCAGCTAGATCGGGAGATCTCCGCGCGTCGCGAATACGAGCTCTCGGTCGAGACGCACCTGCGCCGCGAACTCGCCTCCGAGTTGCGGGCTCAGTCTGCGGACGAGGTGGCCGCCCTGCGCGCCGAATTAGCCGCGTTGCGAACGAATCTGGAGATTTTGTTCGATACCGACCTGGCGCATCGTCCGGCGATCGAGACCGACCGGACCTACCAGCCCAGGCCGGATCGGGTCAGCAGCAGCCGGGTCACCCCGGTGCGCGACGAGCGTCGGCGGTTCGACGAGCGAGGGGAGTCCGCTCCCGAGGACCCCATCATCGACGTCCCCGAGGAACCGCTGATCCAGCCGCCGCGTCGGTCGGTCTCCGATGCTGCCGCGGCGGAGGCGGCCTATCGCGGGTCGCACCGGCGTCCCAGCGAGGAAACCACCGTGATGCCGACGGTGCGGCCGGGGCCCCCGCCGCCCGCGGCCCGACCGGCGGCACCGACGCCGTCGCGGCCATCGGCACCGAGCGCACCAACAGCGAGCGCACCAACGCCGAGCGCACCAACACCGAGCGCACCAACACCTGTCCCGCCGGCACCCCGGCTGCCGGAACCGCCGGCGCCGACCCCGGAACCGCCGGTTCTGACGCCGGAACCGCCGGCGCCCACACCTGAGCCCCAGCCGGAGCCGGAGCCGGTGCGGCGTGGCCGCCATTCCGGAACCGCCGCCGATGCCGCCGCGGACGCCCCGGTGCCGCCTGAGGAACCGCGGGGCCGCCACTGGGTCGGAGCGCCGGACACGGTGCCGGTCAGTGAGCCCGAGGCCGCCGAACCCGAGGCCGCCGAACCCGAGGCCGCCGAGCCCGCGCCGGCCCCTGCGCCCGAACCCGAGCCCCCGGCCAAGCACCGTGGCGCCGACGACGAAGACGCCGGACCCCCGACCGGTGGCCAATCCGTGGCGGAACTGCTGGCCCGGTTGCAGGCCAGCACCTCCGCCACCGGCGGGGGTCGGCGCCGCAGGCGTGACGACGACTGA
- a CDS encoding DUF3180 domain-containing protein, which yields MGPTRKRDLAAAAIAAAVVGYVLVLMTYRYFPPLTVWTGMSLAAVGIAEAGWGRHIRAKISEGEIGVGGGRLHPLAVARSVVIAKASAWMGAVVLGWWIAVLAYLIPRRATVRVAGEDTAGAVVAALCALALVAAALWLQHCCKSPEDLSDEPEGVTD from the coding sequence ATGGGCCCCACTCGCAAGCGTGACCTCGCTGCCGCGGCGATCGCTGCGGCGGTCGTCGGGTATGTGCTGGTGTTGATGACGTATCGCTACTTTCCGCCGTTGACGGTGTGGACCGGGATGTCGCTGGCGGCGGTGGGGATCGCCGAGGCCGGCTGGGGCCGGCACATCCGGGCGAAGATCAGCGAGGGTGAAATCGGAGTCGGCGGTGGCAGGCTCCACCCCCTGGCGGTTGCCCGCAGCGTCGTGATCGCCAAGGCCTCGGCCTGGATGGGCGCGGTGGTGCTCGGGTGGTGGATCGCGGTACTGGCATATCTGATTCCGCGGCGTGCCACGGTCAGGGTCGCGGGGGAGGACACCGCGGGCGCGGTGGTCGCGGCGTTGTGCGCGCTGGCGCTGGTGGCGGCCGCGCTGTGGCTGCAGCATTGTTGCAAGTCGCCGGAGGATCTTTCCGATGAGCCGGAGGGCGTCACGGATTAG
- the folK gene encoding 2-amino-4-hydroxy-6-hydroxymethyldihydropteridine diphosphokinase encodes MSRVVLSIGSNLGDRLSRLQSVVDALGDRLRAVSPVYETDPWGGVDQGPFLNAVVIAEDPELDGHGWLAFAQRLEAAADRIRGQKWGPRTLDVDLVTVSDGDTEVISRDEGLTLPHPLAHLRAFVLIPWQAVDPEAGLTVTGAVKPVSRLLAELDPPDRDGVRLTPLVLGVAG; translated from the coding sequence GTGAGTCGGGTCGTGCTGTCCATCGGCTCCAATCTGGGGGACCGGCTGTCCCGGCTGCAGTCGGTTGTCGACGCCCTCGGTGACCGGCTCCGTGCCGTGTCCCCGGTCTACGAGACCGACCCGTGGGGCGGGGTCGACCAGGGTCCATTCCTGAACGCGGTGGTGATCGCCGAGGACCCCGAACTCGACGGGCACGGCTGGCTGGCCTTCGCGCAACGGCTCGAGGCGGCCGCCGACCGGATCCGCGGCCAGAAATGGGGCCCACGCACGCTCGACGTCGACCTCGTCACCGTCTCCGACGGGGACACCGAGGTGATCTCGCGCGACGAGGGGCTGACCCTGCCGCACCCGCTGGCGCACCTGCGCGCCTTCGTGCTGATTCCCTGGCAGGCGGTCGACCCGGAGGCCGGCCTGACGGTCACCGGCGCGGTCAAGCCGGTGTCGCGGCTGCTGGCCGAGCTGGATCCCCCGGACCGCGACGGGGTGCGGTTGACACCGCTGGTGCTCGGTGTCGCCGGCTGA
- the folB gene encoding dihydroneopterin aldolase yields MADRIELRGLSVRGHHGVFDHERRDGQEFIVDITVWIDLAAAAASDELTDTYDYGVLAARAADIVGGTPRNLIETVAAEIAEDVMTDERVHAVEVVVHKPQAPIPLTFADVAVVARRSRRGGRGSVQPVGGAL; encoded by the coding sequence ATGGCTGACCGAATCGAACTGCGCGGCCTGTCCGTCCGTGGCCATCACGGTGTTTTCGACCATGAGCGCCGCGACGGGCAGGAGTTCATCGTCGACATCACGGTGTGGATCGACCTCGCCGCTGCCGCCGCATCCGATGAGTTGACCGACACCTACGACTACGGCGTGCTCGCCGCGCGTGCCGCCGATATCGTCGGCGGGACTCCCAGGAACCTGATCGAAACGGTGGCTGCCGAGATTGCCGAGGACGTGATGACCGACGAACGGGTGCACGCGGTCGAGGTCGTGGTGCACAAACCGCAGGCCCCCATTCCGCTCACCTTCGCCGACGTCGCCGTGGTGGCCCGCCGGTCTCGGCGCGGTGGCCGGGGATCGGTGCAACCTGTGGGCGGCGCTCTGTGA
- the folP gene encoding dihydropteroate synthase: MSRPHVQVMGIVNVTDDSFSDGGRYLAHDDAVAHGLQLIADGAAIIDVGGESTRPGAVRIEPGVELARVLPVVKDLASQGVTVSIDTMHAEVAAAALEHGAQIVNDVSGGRADPAMARVVAGAGVPWVLMHWRAVSADRPHTVPEYRDVVAEVRVDLLRAVDAAVQAGVQPANLRIDPGLGFAKTGEHNWQLLAALPEFVATGIPVLIGASRKRFLGTLLADATGAVRPPDGRETATAVISALAATHGAWGVRVHDVRASADALKVVGAWAAAGADRKQDHG, encoded by the coding sequence GTGAGCCGTCCGCACGTGCAGGTCATGGGGATCGTGAACGTCACCGACGACTCTTTCTCCGACGGCGGACGCTACCTGGCCCACGACGATGCGGTGGCGCACGGTCTGCAACTGATCGCAGACGGCGCCGCGATCATCGACGTCGGCGGAGAATCCACTCGACCCGGTGCCGTCCGGATCGAACCCGGTGTGGAGTTGGCGCGGGTGTTGCCCGTCGTCAAAGATCTTGCCTCCCAAGGTGTCACGGTGAGCATCGACACCATGCACGCGGAGGTGGCGGCCGCCGCCCTCGAGCACGGTGCCCAGATCGTCAACGACGTTTCCGGTGGCCGCGCCGACCCGGCGATGGCCCGGGTAGTTGCCGGCGCCGGGGTGCCGTGGGTGCTGATGCACTGGCGCGCGGTATCGGCGGACAGGCCGCACACCGTGCCGGAGTACCGCGATGTCGTCGCCGAGGTCCGCGTCGACCTACTCCGCGCGGTCGACGCCGCGGTGCAGGCCGGAGTGCAGCCGGCCAACCTTCGCATCGATCCCGGCCTGGGATTCGCCAAGACCGGAGAACACAATTGGCAGTTGCTGGCCGCATTGCCCGAGTTCGTCGCCACCGGGATACCGGTGCTGATCGGCGCCTCCCGGAAACGGTTCCTGGGCACCCTGCTCGCCGATGCCACCGGTGCGGTCCGCCCGCCCGACGGCAGGGAGACCGCCACCGCCGTCATCTCAGCGCTGGCCGCGACGCACGGAGCGTGGGGGGTGCGGGTGCACGACGTGCGGGCCTCCGCCGACGCACTCAAGGTCGTGGGGGCGTGGGCTGCAGCAGGTGCCGACAGGAAGCAGGATCATGGCTGA
- the folE gene encoding GTP cyclohydrolase I FolE, with translation MFDQARAEAAVRELLYAIGEDPTRPGLVDTPARVARAYQEMFAGLYVDPDDVLNTTFDEQHDEMVLVKDIPMYSTCEHHLVAFHGVAHVGYIPGVDGRVTGLSKLARVVDLYAKRPQVQERLTGQVADALMRKLDPRGVIVVMEAEHLCMAMRGIRKPGAVTTTSAVRGQFKTDKASRAEALDLILRK, from the coding sequence GTGTTCGACCAGGCACGTGCCGAAGCTGCGGTGCGTGAGCTGCTGTACGCGATCGGCGAGGATCCCACTCGGCCTGGCCTGGTGGACACGCCGGCCCGGGTGGCCCGCGCCTACCAGGAGATGTTCGCCGGGCTCTACGTCGACCCCGATGACGTCCTCAACACCACGTTCGACGAGCAGCACGACGAGATGGTGCTGGTCAAAGACATCCCGATGTATTCGACGTGCGAACACCACCTGGTGGCGTTCCACGGCGTGGCACACGTCGGCTACATCCCCGGGGTCGACGGCCGGGTGACCGGGCTGTCCAAGCTGGCCCGGGTCGTCGACCTCTACGCCAAGCGTCCGCAGGTGCAGGAGCGGCTGACCGGCCAGGTTGCCGACGCCTTGATGCGCAAGCTCGATCCACGCGGTGTCATCGTGGTGATGGAAGCCGAGCACCTGTGCATGGCGATGCGTGGTATTCGGAAGCCGGGCGCGGTCACCACCACCTCAGCGGTGCGCGGGCAGTTCAAGACCGACAAGGCATCTCGGGCCGAGGCGCTGGACCTGATCCTGCGAAAGTGA